In the genome of uncultured Paludibaculum sp., the window AAGGGGCTGGATGGCTTGTTGCTCAGACGTCCGCAGGCGAACTTGATGAGGTCCTCGTCCTGGTTCAGGAGGTCGTTGCGAGTGGGATCGTAGACCTCGTCAGCCACCACGCCCGTGTCCTCCAGCGGACTCCCTGCCCTGTCGCCCACTCTCGAGGAGCGGCGTATGGCCAGACCGAGAGTCGCATCGCGCGGCAGAGGAACCAGCGAAAGCCCTTCCAGACCAGCCGTCTTCTCGACAATCTCGGAGTGCAGCCAGCGATTCGCACCGCCGCCGCCAGTATTGGGATCGACGCCAACGACCAAGCCAATATTGTTGTCCTGAAACCCGCCACAGAAGATATCGGTGGCGCTATAGGACAGTGCATCAACGAGCAGCAGTACGGGTCCCTGATAGATCTGGCCCACGGAATTGGCCGCATCGACGGACGTGAGTTGCCTGGCGGCCGTCAGGATGCCGCCGCCGGCGACTGAGTTGAGCAGATCGTCCACCCACGGCTGCCATTCGGCCAGGGTAGTTTCGTTCTGCTCGATGGGACCACTGATCTGGATCGCGATCTGGTGAGTCATGGGCGTACTGATGAAATGAAACCCGGCCGGCCGGATCTCGCGCGGCGTCAACATCTGCAGCATGCGTTCGGCCGCCTGGATGCTGCCGCCGGGGTTGGAACGGACATCCAGGATGAGGCCGTCCGGCGCGGCCGCGTAGAGCAGTTCCAGGATGCGCTGGAATTCCTGTACGAGATCGTCCTCCGCGCCGTCGAAGCTCTTGAGAGCCAGGTAGGCGAAGTGCTTTTCCGGATGGGCAGGGTCGGTGAGGGCCCGCGGGGCGGCCAGCCCCTGCCGTGGTGCCCCACCCGGATGCTGGAACTCGAAGACCTCGGGGATGCGCGAGGTGACGGTATCGTCGGGCTTCTCGTGATCGGCCGGGGGTTGCGGCATGTCAAGACTTGAACCATACGCAGATCTGGCAATGGTCTCGACCTGCATCTGGTACCGATCCCACAACAGTTTGCGGTAGTTCGCCTGCTGCACCTGCGGCGCATAGACGCTAGAGCTGGACGTGCCGGAAAGGGGCAGAAAGTCGCCACCAGAGATAATGTTCCACGGCAGCACGATGCCCATCTCCTTTTCCGGATCGGCGGCCGACCGGTATTCGAGCGTCACCCAGCGTTCATCGCGCGGGACGGAAAATGTTAGGGACCGCGCGGTTAACCGGTTGAGAGCACGGGCGAATTGGGCGGACTGATTGCCGCTGGGGTCGAGCTCCGCTTCGCGGTCGATGGCCGACCCCACGGGCATGCCGTTCCAGAAGGTGACCTCGGCGCCCGCCGCGAAGTCGGGGTGGACGAACGATTCCAGAACACGGGTGACCAGGAATCGCGGCTTATGCTCCTCGAAGTAGCAGTTCAGCCGGAAAGGCAGGAACGCCAAGGCATCGCGAAAGGGCGAAGGCAACCCGTAGAAGGTGTGCGCATCGCGAAGGGAAGCGAGCGCGGCCACCATCTCGGTGTGAAACTGAACCTCCGGCAGGTCGTCGCGCAGATGAGAGCGCACCAGGCGCAGACGCTGCACGGGGTCGACCGCATAGCGGGCACGCTTGAAAGGCAGGTGGGCGTAGAGCTGGTCGAGCAGCAGGATGGCCTGGTCGACGATGATGTGCTTCTCGGCCGGGGTGAGCTTGTTGTCCTCCGATTCCGCCGCGGCGAAGAACGAAGGCACGTCAGAGACCTGGAGCCCGGGCCGCCCATAGGTGCGACCGCAGTGCCGAAGCGACTCAATGGCAGCCTCTACCTGGTCGCGGGCGTCCTCGATGACCATAGGGCAGGTACCTCTCGTAATGGATCCTACCGAGTATAACTTGGAGCCCCCTCAACGCAACGAACAAGTACTTGATGGCATTGCACATTTTTCAATTCACCACTAAACTGTGTAGGAAATGTTGGTATGTGGGCGATACCGAACATTCACAATCTGGGAAGGCAACTGGCCGTCATACCGCTAGAAAACTCTCTATGCCGCAAGATCGACTCACCATAGGACGCGATCCGGCAGCGGATATCCTCATCCCCGAGCCAAGTGTCAGCCGCATTCATGCCGAGTTTGTGCTGATTGGTTCGGATGAGATTCTCTACCAGGACCGGCAGTCCAGCAATGGCAGCTATCTCGTGGAGAACAATGCCCCGGTCAGAATCTCGCAGCATCGTCTCAGGTCGGACGAGAAGCTGCGGATGGGCAATGTCGAAGTGATGGTCCGCGACTTGATTGCCGTGGCGCGCAAGCATGTCGCGGAGAGGTCCGCGGCCGCGGCCCAGGCCGAACGGAACCAGAAAGCCTTGGAACACCGGAGCGTACGGATGGTCCGGTGTGAGTGCGGTTCAGTGAAGGAAGACGGAACAAGCTGCAAGTACTGCGGCCGCTGAGTGGTGGAGGAGGGGCTGAGTGAGCGGAAAGATACCCGGCCGGGCGATTCTACTCCCGGTGTCTTTGGTGGCGGCGTTTCTCTTTATTGGTGTAGGGACGGTCCTCATAGGAGGCCGGGCGGGCGAGATCCTGTTCGACCATCCTTCCAAGCACTTTCCCTATCCCCTGACTTTTCAGAACGTGATGCACGTGGTGTTCTTCATAGGCCTGGGGGAGTTGTTTGCCCGCTGGCGCAGCGGACTCCAGGAAGAGGGCCACATTGGGCAGCGCTACCTGCCCGAGGATGAGCAGACGGTACTGACGGCCCGCGATCTCGGTCCCATCCGGATCCGCGTGGCCAAGGCCCATAGCCGGGAGCACGGCTTTCTGCCCTCCCTGATCGACCTGAGCATCCTGCAGTTTCTCTCCAGCAAATCGGTGGACCAGACGGCGGCGGTGATGAACTCCAGCCTGGAGCTGATTGCCCACCGCGTGGATCTCCGCTATGGCATCGTGCGTTTCATCGCCTGGCTGGTGCCGACGCTGGGCTTCATCGGCACGGTTTACGGTTTGGGCGCATCGCTGTCGGAGGCCGGCAACTCCACAGGGGACCTCAACATTAAGGAGGTCGCCAAGACTCTGGGTGTCGGCTTCGACTGCACCATGGTAGCCCTGGCCCAAAGCGCGATTCTCGTCTTCCTCATGCAACTGATTCAGGAGAAGGAAGAAACCGCCGTCAACCTGGCGGGCGACTACACGCTGCGGAACCTGATCAACCGTCTCTACCAGGGCTGACGCATGAGAGCCCGCAATCGCGAAGTCAACATCTTCAACATGTCCTTGCTGGACATCCTCTGCGGAGCCCTGGGCGCCTTCTGCTTCCTCATGCTGGTACTGCTGCCCTACTGGAAGCCGTCGGGCCAGACGGCGGAGGACTTTCGGAAGCAATACGAGTCGGCGGCGAACGAGCTTGCTTCCATTCGCGAAAAGCTGAAGAGCATGCCGGGCGGAGCCGATATCGAGGCCAAGCTGAACCGGCTCCAGAATCTGCTGCAGCGCCAGCAGGGCGAGATCAACGATCTGCAGCGGCGCGCGAATGAGTACAAGCGGCAGGCGCAGGAGTCCGACAGCCAAGTGAGCGACCTCAAGATGCGCGAACCGCTGCTGGTGAGCGTCCGCTGGTCGACGTCCCAGCACAACGTGGACGTGTACGTCCGGGCGCGCGGCAAGACGGCCACGGGAAAAGAGATGCCCATGGTGGATGCAACGAAATCGCAGGCCACTTTCTTTCAGGGCGACGAGTTCCTCGACTGTCCCAGCGGTCCGTGCAACGACAACTGGCAGTCCCGCGATGTGCCGATAAATCTGGAATACGAGATCCACTACAAGTTCCTGTCGGACGGGGGCAATCCGCAGCCGGCCGAAATCGTGGATGCGTATCTGATGAACCGCGGCATCTTCATCAAGCTGCCGCGCATCAAGCTGCCCAGGCAGCAGACGTCAGCGCTCGTCGGTGTGTTCAAGGCCACCGCTCCGGACAGCATCCAGTTTGTGCCCGAGCCGGAGTACAAGGCGCAGTTCGACGAGCTGAACAAGAAGACTCCCAAGCCGGAAGAGGAGAAGAAGGGCAAATGACGCAGTGCAATTCGGGTCATTTCTACGACGAGACGAAGTTCAGCGCCTGCCCCTACTGTCCGGCCTTGGGGGCAACACCAGTGGGAAAGACCGTACCGGCCCCTCCTGGCGGTGGTGGCGCCATGCCCTTCACAGCGCCTCCGGCCGGAGCGGCCCCGGACTCCAACAAGACGGTACCGATGCGCCCGTTGGACGCTCCATTACCTTTAGTACCGGCCGCTCCAAGTGGACCAGCCGGAGGCCAGAAGACCGTCGTGGCCTACCCGTCGTTCAACGCGCCGGCCGAGGCGCCTGTGCCGGTGAGTCCGGTGGTGGGCTGGCTGGTCTGTACCGAGGGACCTTCCCGCGGCCGAGACTACCGGCTGCACGTCGCCAAGAACTTCGTCGGCCGCGAGAAGACGATGGATGTGTGCGTCGAGGGCGACGCCGAGGTCTCGCGGGAGCGCCACGCCGAGGTGATCTTCGAGCCGCAGACCAAGACGTTCTGGCTGAAGCCGGGCGATTCCAGCGGTCTGGTTTACCTGAACGGAGCGGTCCAGTTCTCGCCGGTGGCGCTGCACGCCCGAGACGTCATCACCCTGGGCAAGTCGAAGCTGATGCTGGTCCCGCTGGTGGGTGCGGATTTCGACTGGAACTGAGCCGTCAGCCATGCCTTATCTCTTCGGCAACGCGCAGCACGTCGGGCGACGCGAGTATCAACAGGACGCTTTCGGCTTCTCCAACCCCTTCGACGAGGCCTTCACTGCTCACGCCGGGCTGCTGGCGGTAGTCGCCGACGGCATGGGCGGGCTGGAGCACGGCGAGGCCGCCAGCCGCGCCGCCGTGCAGGCATTGCTCGACGCCTACCGGCTGAAGACGCCCGAGGAACCCATCGGCCAGGCGCTGGATCGAGGCATTCGCTCGGCCCAGCAGGCGGTGCTCGACGTCCAGAAGCAGCTCGGGCTCGACATGCAGTGCGGCACCACTCTGGTCGCTGCTGTCTGGTTCGAAAACCAGTTGCACTGGGTGGCCGCGGGCGACAGCGCGCTCTATCTCTGCCGCCAGGGGCAGTGGACGCGCCTGAATGAACTCCACACCTACGGGCGCCACCTGGACTCGCGCGCCGCTTTCGGCGAAATCACCAAGGAGCAAGCCGACGCCGATCCCCAGCGCGAGGCGCTCACCAGCTATCTGGGCATCTCCGAACTCAACGAAATCGACCGCTCCCTCCGTCCGATCACTGTCGTCGAGGGTGACTGGGTGCTTCTTGCCAGCGACGGCCTTTACAAGAGCCTGTCCCTGCTGGAAGTGCCGGAAGCCCTGCACGGCACGCTACAGGAGCGCTGTGACACGCTGCTTAGCGCCGTTCTCGCCCGCGGCTTGCACGAACAGGACAACGTGACGGTCGTGGCTTTGGCGTATGACCCCGGCCGCGTACCCCTCACCGTCGCCCCCCAGTTGGAGGCGACCATCGTAGCCGCACCGCCCGTGGTGTCTCCTGCCGCCGCGGCTCCGCCGCTCACGCTGCCGCGGAAGCGCAGCCGTGTGCCCCTCGGCGCCCTGGTTCTGGTGCTGGCCCTGGTGACCGCCTATTTCGTCTACCGCACCACGTGCTGTGCCGGCCCGCCGCCCGTTGTCGCCGCTCCGCCTAAACCGGTATTGGCCAACCCGAATCCGCCGGTTCATACTCCGCCCGAACCGCCTAAACCGAACCAGCTCCGGCCACCCCAATGAGAATCGCCGCCCTACTGTTCGCCAGCGCCGCCGTGCTTCTCGCGGGTCCGCCCATCGAGGACATGAAGAAGCAGACCGTCCTCATCATCATGATGGCCAAGACCTCCAAGGGTGTGATGACCGGCACCGGCAGCGGAGTCGTCGTCGATCCCACACACGTCGTCACCAACCATCACGTCTGTTGCGAAGTGCCGCCGGGCGCTCCGTCCAAGGTGGTGATCGCCCGAAGTCCGGAGGAGACCATCGACGCGACGGTGATCTGGAAATCGGAAGAAAAAGACCTTGCCATTCTCGAACTAGCCAAGCCCGTTCAGGCGCCCAAGGTCGTCTTCGCGACGAAGGCCAAGATCCGCATCGGCGAACCCGTGTGGGCCGTCGGATTCCCCGGCTCGGCCATGCGCTTGGGCAATCAGACGGCGGTTTATGAATCCACGGTGACGCAGGGTGTGGC includes:
- a CDS encoding protein phosphatase 2C domain-containing protein; the encoded protein is MPYLFGNAQHVGRREYQQDAFGFSNPFDEAFTAHAGLLAVVADGMGGLEHGEAASRAAVQALLDAYRLKTPEEPIGQALDRGIRSAQQAVLDVQKQLGLDMQCGTTLVAAVWFENQLHWVAAGDSALYLCRQGQWTRLNELHTYGRHLDSRAAFGEITKEQADADPQREALTSYLGISELNEIDRSLRPITVVEGDWVLLASDGLYKSLSLLEVPEALHGTLQERCDTLLSAVLARGLHEQDNVTVVALAYDPGRVPLTVAPQLEATIVAAPPVVSPAAAAPPLTLPRKRSRVPLGALVLVLALVTAYFVYRTTCCAGPPPVVAAPPKPVLANPNPPVHTPPEPPKPNQLRPPQ
- a CDS encoding FHA domain-containing protein → MTQCNSGHFYDETKFSACPYCPALGATPVGKTVPAPPGGGGAMPFTAPPAGAAPDSNKTVPMRPLDAPLPLVPAAPSGPAGGQKTVVAYPSFNAPAEAPVPVSPVVGWLVCTEGPSRGRDYRLHVAKNFVGREKTMDVCVEGDAEVSRERHAEVIFEPQTKTFWLKPGDSSGLVYLNGAVQFSPVALHARDVITLGKSKLMLVPLVGADFDWN
- a CDS encoding FHA domain-containing protein, encoding MALHIFQFTTKLCRKCWYVGDTEHSQSGKATGRHTARKLSMPQDRLTIGRDPAADILIPEPSVSRIHAEFVLIGSDEILYQDRQSSNGSYLVENNAPVRISQHRLRSDEKLRMGNVEVMVRDLIAVARKHVAERSAAAAQAERNQKALEHRSVRMVRCECGSVKEDGTSCKYCGR
- a CDS encoding MotA/TolQ/ExbB proton channel family protein is translated as MSGKIPGRAILLPVSLVAAFLFIGVGTVLIGGRAGEILFDHPSKHFPYPLTFQNVMHVVFFIGLGELFARWRSGLQEEGHIGQRYLPEDEQTVLTARDLGPIRIRVAKAHSREHGFLPSLIDLSILQFLSSKSVDQTAAVMNSSLELIAHRVDLRYGIVRFIAWLVPTLGFIGTVYGLGASLSEAGNSTGDLNIKEVAKTLGVGFDCTMVALAQSAILVFLMQLIQEKEETAVNLAGDYTLRNLINRLYQG
- a CDS encoding S41 family peptidase, whose amino-acid sequence is MVIEDARDQVEAAIESLRHCGRTYGRPGLQVSDVPSFFAAAESEDNKLTPAEKHIIVDQAILLLDQLYAHLPFKRARYAVDPVQRLRLVRSHLRDDLPEVQFHTEMVAALASLRDAHTFYGLPSPFRDALAFLPFRLNCYFEEHKPRFLVTRVLESFVHPDFAAGAEVTFWNGMPVGSAIDREAELDPSGNQSAQFARALNRLTARSLTFSVPRDERWVTLEYRSAADPEKEMGIVLPWNIISGGDFLPLSGTSSSSVYAPQVQQANYRKLLWDRYQMQVETIARSAYGSSLDMPQPPADHEKPDDTVTSRIPEVFEFQHPGGAPRQGLAAPRALTDPAHPEKHFAYLALKSFDGAEDDLVQEFQRILELLYAAAPDGLILDVRSNPGGSIQAAERMLQMLTPREIRPAGFHFISTPMTHQIAIQISGPIEQNETTLAEWQPWVDDLLNSVAGGGILTAARQLTSVDAANSVGQIYQGPVLLLVDALSYSATDIFCGGFQDNNIGLVVGVDPNTGGGGANRWLHSEIVEKTAGLEGLSLVPLPRDATLGLAIRRSSRVGDRAGSPLEDTGVVADEVYDPTRNDLLNQDEDLIKFACGRLSNKPSSPLRILDVAAKKDHLTVKLTAGNLDRLECIVDGLPQCAVAAAAGEQTIRVPLAGLSHPPRLLKILGYTHQASRLSGALAAAGIMTPAAQTLESTLTLMAAARKEIT